In a single window of the Drosophila albomicans strain 15112-1751.03 chromosome 3, ASM965048v2, whole genome shotgun sequence genome:
- the LOC127565391 gene encoding period circadian protein-like encodes MRFAFVFVFALISGPIFVRCASTDTTGGSTDTTGDSTGSTGSTGSTTGTTGSSTGTTGSSTGTTGSSTGTTGSSTGSSTGTTGSSTGTTGSSTGSSTGTTGSSTGSSTGTTGSSTGSSASSSTPAASSSTSTSSSPSTTPSTNTSSSDTSSTSTSSSSSSSSTSTVAEEEKRLRKLLKRLRADRRHMRKELRRSRARAAALRRRRNAAANRRQRQRARANRANRRG; translated from the exons ATGCGTTTTGccttcgttttcgtttttgcgcTTATCAGCGGCCCGATCTTCGTTAGATGCGCCTCAACAGATACTACCGGGGGCTCAACTGATACCACCGGCGACTCAACAGGCTCAACGGGTTCTACCGGCAGCACAACAGGTACTACCGGCAGCTCAACAGGTACTACCGGCAGCTCGACTGGTACTACCGGTAGCTCAACGGGTACCACCGGTAGTTCAACAGGAAGCTCAACGGGTACTACTGGCAGCTCGACAGGTACCACCGGTAGCTCAACAGGCAGCTCAACGGGTACTACTGGTAGCTCAACAGGAAGCTCAACGGGTACTACCGGCAGCTCAACAGGAAGCTCAGCATCGTCAAGCACCCCAGCAGCTAGTTCTTCCACCAGTACTTCCTCTAGTCCTTCTACCACCCCATCCACAAATACTTCTTCTTCCGATACCAGTTCCA CCagtacttcttcttcttcttcttcttctagcACCTCAACTGTCGCAGAGGAAGAGAAAAGACTTCGTAAATTGCTTAAACGCCTGAGAGCTGATCGTCGCCACATGAGAAAAGAGCTTCGTAGATCTAGAGCTCGTGCAGCCGCGCTCCGAAGAAGGCGCAACGCTGCGGCTAATAGGCGTCAACGCCAACGCGCAAGGGCCAATAGGGCCAATCGCCGTGGTTGA